Within Terriglobales bacterium, the genomic segment AACCCGCCTCACGAGACTTCCCGAAGTCTCTGCTTTGGCCAAAGCTGTTGTCCGTAAATATTTTTGGAGGCGCTGTGAAGAACGTTCAACGCATCTTTGCTGTACTTATTGGGCTCCTCGTAATCATGGCCGTGTGTGCTTACGCGGCTGAAACAGCCCCCGGCACCGTGGTATTGAAGGGTGCTCCGATGGGCGGTGTGAAATTCGACCATAAGGCCCACGAGGCCCGTGGCGCGAAGTGTGAAACCTGCCATCACGCTAGCAAGCCTGAAAAGGCTTTGAAGACTGCGCACCAGAACTGCCAGGAATGCCACACCACCACCGTTGCCGCCCCGATGAAGACGAAGGCGCAGGCCGCGTTCCACAACCCGGCCGCCACCGCTGGCGTTTGCATCGATTGCCACAAGGCAGAAAACGCCAAGGGTAAGAAGGCTCCCACAAAGTGCATGGAATGCCACAAGAAAACGAATGTCTAGTTCGTTCTCTTCAGAGCGCGCCGCTTCGGTGGCGCGCTTTTTTGTTTCCACCCGGAGGTTCGGGACATCTCTTGTTCATCTGCTTCTTTAATTTTCATGAGGACTGGTGAGGATGAAGTTCGAAACG encodes:
- a CDS encoding cytochrome c3 family protein encodes the protein MKNVQRIFAVLIGLLVIMAVCAYAAETAPGTVVLKGAPMGGVKFDHKAHEARGAKCETCHHASKPEKALKTAHQNCQECHTTTVAAPMKTKAQAAFHNPAATAGVCIDCHKAENAKGKKAPTKCMECHKKTNV